From one Marmota flaviventris isolate mMarFla1 chromosome 1, mMarFla1.hap1, whole genome shotgun sequence genomic stretch:
- the LOC114099210 gene encoding mitotic-spindle organizing protein 1, whose translation MASGSGAGSSATAAANLNAVRETMDVLLEISRILNTGLDMETLSICVRLCEQGINPEALSSVIKELRKATEALKAAENMTS comes from the coding sequence ATGGCGAGTGGCAGTGGCGCCGGGTCGTCGGCCACCGCGGCGGCGAATCTGAATGCGGTGAGGGAGACCATGGATGTTCTGCTTGAGATTTCAAGAATTTTGAATACTGGCTTAGATATGGAAACACTGTCTATTTGTGTACGGCTTTGTGAACAAGGAATTAACCCAGAAGCTTTATCATCTGTTATTAAGGAACTCCGCAAGGCTACTGAAGCACTAAAGGCTGCTGAAAATATGACAAGCTGA